CGTCAGGCGGCGCTTCACCGCCATTGCTGATTTCGGGACGCCGCTGCCACTCCTAACCGAGCGCCTTGTCGAAACCTTTCCGGCGGCGCGGGTGACGCGCATCGCACCTTTGGGACGCCCGGATGTCATCGGCGATGTCGACCTTCTGCCCTTCGAGCGCAACGCATTCGATCTGGCGGTCTCGGCGCTCGCGCTGCATGACGTCAATGATCTGCCGGGCACTCTCGCGCAAATCCGGCGGACGTTGAAACCGGACGGCCTGTTTCTTGGCTGCCTTGTCGGCGGTTCGACCTTGCGCGAATTGCGCGCGTCGCTGGCGGAAGCGGAAACCGAAATATCCGGCGGCGTCTCGCCACGCGTCGCACCCTTCGCCGACGTGCGCGACATGGGGGGCCTTCTGCAACGTGCGGGCTTCGCGCTGCCGGTCACCGATGTCGAGACGCTGACCGTGCGTTACCCGCATTTTTTCGCGCTGCTCGCCGATCTGCGCGCAATGGGCGCGACGAACACGCTTGTCGGACGGCTGCGCAGGCCGACGCGCCGCGCGCTCTTTCTCCGCGCCGCGGAGATCTATACGCGCGACAATGCCGATTCCGATGGCCGGCTGCCCGCGACCTTTGAACTCATCTTTCTGTCCGGATGGGCACCGCACGAAAGCCAGCAGAAGCCGCTAAAGCCCGGCAGCGCGCAGGTCTCGCTCGCCGACGTTCTTCGCAAGCCTTAGCATCAGACCGAAAAGTGCGAAGCGGTTTTCGGATAATCCGATGCGGTTGGAATTAGTGCTGCGTCAGCGCCCACGTCACGCGCACTTGCGCTTCGTAGATCAAGGTGCCGGGCTCGATCGTCGGGGAATAATCGACCGACGGCGCCATCGCCTTGGCGAAGACGCCCGGCTGGAGGCCACCCCGGTCATCCGGGGCGATTTGGAGCACCTGGCCCAGGCCGACCCCGGCCGCCGGCAAAAAGGCCTTGGCCTTGCGCACGGCATCGCGCATCGCCTCGTCGTTCAGCTTGTCGCGAATTTCGGGCTCATGGGTCGCACCGAAACTCAGACCTTGAAATTCATTGGCGCCGCGGTCGATTAAACGCCCCGCCAGCGCCCCCGCCTTGCTGATGTCGCTAACCCGGATCTTCACGCCGTTTCGCGCCTGATAGCCGCGCAGTTTCTGGCTCGACGTATGGCCGACGGCGTCGGATACATTGTCATAAACAGGCATCAATGAGACTTCGCTCGTCTGGACATCCTTGGGATCAATCCCCTGATCCTCAAGCTCTTGAACGACCGCTTGTGCAGCCTGGGCGTTGGCGGCTGCGGCGGCCGACGCCGTCGGCTTTTCGGACACGACCGCCAGCGACAGGGTCACAAAATCCGGCACAACTTCCGTCCGCGCGTGGCCGACGACGGTGATAGTGGGCACCGAGTCCGTGAGCGCCACCTGCGCCAGGGCCGCACCGGAAGCAAAGCAGCCGCAAATCAAAGCGACGAGACGCACAAAAACCATGAATCTGCTCCTTGGCGAGGGCTGGTGGAGAAAACGGCTGCCAGATGCTACATAGCGGCAATGGATTTGCACACCGAGACCCTTTCATCATCTTCGCCTGTACGGCGAGAAGATGACGCCAAGCTGACGCCAAAAGCCTCGCTGTTGGGCGCGACCCGCGCCGAACTGGCCGAGACGTTGCGCGCCCTCGGCGTGCCGGAGCGCGAAATCAAGATGCGCGTCGCGCAGCTCTGGCACTGGCTCTATTTCCAAGGCGCCCGCGACTTCGGCGCCATGCTCAATATCGGCAAAAGCCTGCGCGGCGCACTCGCCGAGCACGAGCATCTAACCCGGCCCGAGGTCGTCACCGAGCAAGTCTCTCAGGACGGCACCCGCAAATGGCTGCTCAGGCTGGCGCCTGCGAACGCAACCGATAAAGGTGCCGAAGTCGAGTGCGTCTACATCCCGGAAAGCGACCGCGGCACGCTTTGCATTTCGAGTCAGGTCGGCTGCACGCTGACGTGCAGCTTCTGCCATACCGGCACGCAGAAACTCGTCCGCAATCTCACCTCGCGCGAGATCGTCGCGCAAATCGTGGTCGCACGGGAACGGCTCGGCGATTTCCCCGGGCTGACGCCGCCGACCGACGGCCTACTGCCACAGGGCGAGGGACGGCCGATCACCAATATCGTCTTCATGGGCATGGGCGAGCCCCTCTATAATTTTGATAACGTGCGCGATGCGATCGGCGTGCTGGCGGACGGTGACGGGTTGTCGGTTTCGAAACGGCGCATCACTGTCTCGACCGCCGGCGTCGTGCCGCAGATCGAAAAGCTTGGTGCCGAGGCCGGCCCGATGCTCGCTATTTCGCTCCACGCGGTGCGCGATGCTCTGCGCGACACGTTGGTGCCCCTCAACAAGAAATATCCGATCAAGGATTTGCTCGCCGCCTGCCGCGACTATCCCGGCGCCTCGAACGCGCGGCGCATCACCTTCGAATATGTGATGCTGAAGGGCGTCAACGATTCGCCCGCCGAGGCGCGCGAATTGGTGCGCCTGCTCAAGGGCATTCCGGCCAAGATCAATCTGATCCCGTTCAATCCGTGGCCCGGCACGCAATATGAGTGCTCGGACTGGGATAAGATCGAAGCCTTTTCCGACATCGTCTTCAACGCCGGCTATGCGAGCCCGGTGCGCACGCCGCGCGGCCGCGACATTCTCGCCGCCTGCGGCCAATTGAAGAGCGAGACGGAAAAGCTGCGCGCACGGGCGCGGTTGGCGGTAGAGGCGGAATGATGCCAGTCATTCTCACGAGTGAGCAGGAAGCCTGGCTTAAAGCCCATGTTGAGCGTGGCGATTTTAAGTCGATCGAGGAAGCAGCGCGACAATTGATTGACGAGCGAATCGCCGAGCGCGTGGCCGAAGAAGGCGACGACTTCGACTGGGCAAAGGCTTATGTCGAAGAGGCTCGCGGCGCGATCGCCCGTGGCGATGTCATGTCGCTTGCCGAGCACAAGGCGCGGAACGCAGCGCGCCTGAAATCTCGCTAAGCTGGTGGCGCAGATCAGCGTTACCGCGACGGCCGACTCCGATACCGCCGAAATTATTTCCTACCTCGACGCCAAAGCCGGCCGCGACGTAGCGGCTAGGTACGTCGCCGCCTTCGAAGATGTCTATGATCGCCTGGCAATCTATCCCCAGAGCGGCGCGCCACGCGCGACCTTGGGATCGCAGGTGCGCATAAGCGTCGTCGCGCCCTTTGTAATCATCTACGAATATATCGAAGCGGACGATCTTGTGATCATTTTGCGCGTGCTGCACGGTCACCGCAAAATTTCAGTGCGGTCGCTATTGCGCGGCACCTAAAATATCCGTCTAGCCGACTTTGCGCGCGCCCCAGACGGCGATAACGGCAAGCACGGCGGAGATCACAGCATTCCAGCCGGCGAGCGACAGGCCCAGGATGCGGATCGCCACCGCATCGCAGCGTACGACTTTGACGGTGCGCAATTGATTCATGAAATCCTGCATCGTCGCAGCCTTGGTCATCGTGCTACCCGTGCAGGCGGTCGGCCCATCCCAGAAATGCCATTCGACACCGGCGTGATAAACGCCAAACCCCGCGCTGAAAGCGAAGATCAGAAACAAGGCGATGAAGCCCAACAGCATCAGCGCCTTCGATTCTCGTAAGGCGAAGATAAGCGTCAGCGCCGCCACGGGAACGCCGACATAATAGGGAATGCGCTCGCTCAGACATAATTCGCAGGGCGCGATGCCAAATGCCTGGAAAATCCACGCCCCGGCGATTGTCGCCGCAGCGATCAGCAGGATCAGCCCCGCGGCGCGCGAAGCATGCACATCTCGAAAATAAGTCTCGGCCACGTGTCCCTCACGCCAAATGCGCGGCGATGACAAAGCCAAGAATTACGGCAGCAGCAAGAATGAGCAGGAAATAGCCGAAGTACTTCTCTAACAAGCCGTTGATCGGCGCACCGTAACGATTGAGTAGCGCAGCAAGCAGGAAGAACCTTGCGCCGCGCGTGATCAGGCAGAGGAGGATGAAGAGCGGCAGGCTATAGGCCAGAAGCCCGCTGGTAATCGTCACGATCTTGAACGGGATCGGCGTCAGGCCCTTGATGAGAATAAATGCCCAGCCCCAATGCGCGTAAAGCGCACGCAAGTCATCGACCCGCGCCCCATAGCCGTAGAGATGGATGAGCCATCTGCCCAAAGTCGCATACAGCAACGCGCCGATCGCATAGCCAAGAATACCGCCCGCAACCGACGCCAAAGTACAAATCAGCGCATAGAAAAAGGCGCGGTTCGGGCGCGCCAGAGACATCGGCACGAGAATCGTATCCGGCGGGATCGGAAAGAACGAGCTCTCGGCGAAGGCGATGATCCCCAGCGCCCAGGGGGCGTGGGGGCTCTCCGCCAGGGAAAGTGTCCATTGGTAGAGCTTTTTGAACATCGTCGATCCGGTCCGCCAATGCTGGTAGCAAGTTTCGCGCGGCGTCGATACAAGGCAGACTCGGCAAGAGCCTATCCCTCGATTTCTTCACGAAGGATTTCGAGCGCCAGCCAATCTTCCTCGGCCCTGGCGATTTCGGCCGTCGCATTGGCGAGTGCCTCCGTCGCCACGGTGAACTTTCCGCGGTCGCGCGCATAAAGCTCGGAATCGGCGAGCACCGCCTTGTGCCGCGCCGCTTCGGCCTGAAGCGTCACGATCCGGGCCGGCAGGGTCTCAAGCGCATGCTTTTCCTTGAAGGAGAGTTTGCGCTTCGCCTTCGGCGCATCGGTCTGCGCCTTCGGATCGGCTTTGTCGCGCCGTGACTTCAGGATCGGCGCCGTTGAAAGCCCCTGCCCGCGCTGCGTCACCATGTCGGAATAGCCGCCGGCATATTCGCGCCAACGCCCGTCGCCCTCAGCAACCAGAACCGAAGATGCGATGCGGTCGAGAAAGTCGCGATCGTGGCTCGCCAGGATCACGGTGCCTTTGTAATCGGCCAGCAATTCCTGCAGCAGATCGAGCGTTTCGAGGTCGAGGTCGTTGGTCGGTTCGTCGAGGACGAGAAGGTTGGTCGGCTGCGCCAGCGCCCGGGCCAGCATCAGCCGGCCGCGCTCGCCGCCCGAGAGGCGGCCGATCGGCGTTCCGGCCTGTTCGGGGCCGAAGAGAAAATCGCGCATATAGCCGATGACATGTTTGCGGGCGCCCGCGACCTCGACGAAATCGCTGCCGCCGCCGGTCAACGCGTCCTTGAGGCTCGTTTGCGGGTCGAGCGAAGCGCGGTTCTGGTCGAGGGTCGCCATGGCGAGGCCCGCGCCGCGCTTCACTTCGCCGGTTTCGGGCGCGAGGCCGCCAGTCAAAAGATTGATGAGCGTCGTCTTTCCCGCACCATTGGCACCGACAAGGCCCAGCCGGCCGCCGCGCAGGATACGCGCCGTAAACTCCCGGACTATCACCCGCTCGCCGTAGGATTTTGTGATGTCGCGGGCCTCGATCACCATCGAAGGCGCGTTCGCGGTTTCGGTCGCCGCGAATTTCACATCGCCCAAGGCGCCGCGATGCTCGCGGTGCGTCTTGCGCAAACCATGAAGATCGGCGAGGCGCTTCTGGTTGCGCTTGCGCCGCGCGGTGACGCCATAGCGCAGCCAATCCTCTTCTGCGGCGATTTTGCGCGCCAGCTTGTGGTGTTTCAGCTCTTCCTCTTCGAGCATCTGGTCGCGCCAGGCCTCGAATTCGGCAAAGCCGCGGTCGCGATGGAAAGTGATGCCGCGATCGAGCCAGAGGGTTTTGCGGGTCAGATTTTGCAGGAAGCGGCGGTCATGGCTGATGAGGACCAGCGCCGAGCGCAGCCTCGCGAGCTTATCCTCCAGCCATTCGATCGTCGGCAGGTCGAGATGGTTCGTCGGCTCGTCGAGGAGCAGAATGTCCGGCTCGGGCGCCATGACGCGGGCCAAGGCCACCCGCCGGGCCTGGCCACCGGAAAGCTTCGCGGGGTTCTCGTCGCCGCTCAGCCCAAGCTCGTTCAACAGCGCGCGGCCAAGGTGTGGCCCGTCCACCGGGCTCAGCCCCTCGACGACGTAATCGAGCGCCGTCGCGAAGCCGGAAAACTCCGGCTCCTGCGGCAGATAACGCAGGCTCGCCCCGGGCTGCAGGAAACGCCTTCCGGCGTCCGGCTCGATGAGCCCGGCAGCGATCTTGAGCAGGGTCGATTTGCCGGAGCCATTGCGGCCGACAAGGCACAGCCGGTCACCGGCTGTAACCGAGAGTTCAGCCTCGCTCAGCAGCGGCGTATTGCCGAAGCTCAAGCGGATCGATTGGAGGGTGAGAAGGGGGGAGGCCATGAACGCGATTTAATCTTTCAACTGTCTGTGAGAGCCGGCATTGGGCGTAACGTCGCGCCGGTTCCGACCGTATCTCCTAGCGAATGACGGCCGAAATCGCGAGCCGCCACTTTCGGAGTTGAGGAAACTAAGATGCTCACCCGCAGAGGATTTTCCATCGCCGGCGCGGCCGGACTTGCCGCCCTCGGCTTAAGTCAATTTGCCCGCGGCGACGCCGCCAAGGCGAAACGGACCTACGAAGTCACCCATACCGACGCTGAATGGCGCCAGCTTCTGACGCCGGATCAGTATGATGTGCTGCGCCAGCAGGGCACGGAGCGGCCGTTGACCAGCCCGCTGCTGGATGAGCACCGCGCCGGGATCTTCGCCTGCGCCGGCTGCGACAATCACCTCTTCTCGTCGACGACCAAGTTCGACAGCGGCACCGGCTGGCCGAGCTTCTGGGCGCCGCTACACAATGGCGTCAACGAGGCGGACGACCATACTCTGGGCATGGTGCGGACCGAGATTTCCTGCCACCGCTGCGGCGGCCATCTCGGCCACGTCTTCGATGACGGCCCGAAGCCGACGGGCCTGCGCTACTGCATGGATGGCGTCGCCATGAAATTCATCCCCGGCGCCACGGCCTAAGGTAACAACATGCTTCTCGTAATTATAGCTTATCTCGGCGGCGTCCTGACGATTCTCAGCCCGTGCATTCTGCCGGTGCTGCCCTTTGTCTTCGCGCGCGCCGACGAGCCCTTCGTCAAGACGGGCCTGCCGCTGCTTGCCGGGATGGCGCTGACCTTCGCCGCCGTCGCCACGCTGGCGGCGCTCGGCGGCGGCTGGGCGGTACGCGCCAATGAGATCGGCCGCGACGCCGCACTCGTGCTTCTGGCCATTTTTGGCGTGACGCTGCTCGTTCCGTCGATCGCCGACCGGCTGACACGTCCGATCGTTAGTCTCGGCAATCGACTCTCGCAATCCTCGACAAATGAAGCGAGCAGCGGGCAGAAAATCTTCTCGTCATTCGTGCTCGGCATCGCCACCGGCCTGCTCTGGGCGCCTTGCGCCGGACCGATCCTCGGCCTCGTCCTCACCGGCGCGGCATTGCAGGGCGCCAATGCCAAAACCTCGCTTTTGCTGCTGGCCTATGCCGCAGGCGCGGCAACCTCGCTCGCCGCCGCTCTTCTCATCGGCGGCCGCGTCTTTGCGGCGATGAAACGCTCGCTTGGTGCGGGCGAGTGGATTCGGCGCGCGTTGGGTGCCGCTGTGCTGGCGGGCGTCGCCGCCATCGCGCTTGGCTTCGACACGGGCTTTCTCACCCGCGTCTCCGCAGCGCCGACGAACGCACTCGAACAGGTTTTGATCGATAAGACACGGGCGCAGAAACCTGCGACCTCCGTCGTGATGAATGACAGCGGCGGCGCCATGATGATGATGTCGGCGCATCATCATCCCGCCAACGCGACGGCCCTCCCCGTCGAAGGCGACATGCCGTCGCTTGCCGGCGCGACGCAATGGCTGAATTCGCCACCGCTCACCCGTGAGAGCCTGCGCGGCAAAGTCGTGCTCGTCGATTTCTGGACCTATTCCTGTATCAACTGCCTGCGCGCGCTGCCTTACGTTCGCGCGTGGGCCGACAAGTATAAGGACAAGGGTCTCGTCGTCATCGGCGTGCATGCGCCCGAATTCGCTTTCGAGAAGAACATCGACAATGTGAAGCGCGCGGTGCGCGAACTCGGCGTCACCTATCCTGTGGCGATCGACAACGATTATGCGATCTGGCAGGGCTTCAACAACGAGTTCTGGCCGGCGCATTATTTCATCGACGCACAGGGGCACATTCGTCATCATCATTTCGGCGAAGGCGAATATGACCAGTCGGAAAAGGTCATTCAGCAATTGCTCGCCGAAGCCGGGCACACAGGTGTTGCGTCTGATATCGTGAAAGTCTCGGCCGGCGGCGCGGAAGCGGAATCGAATGCCGGAGATGTTCAGTCACCCGAAACATACATCGGCTACGACCGCGCCGAACATTTCGCGTCAACCGAGGATGCCGTGCATGACGCCCCGCATGTCTATGCGTTGGCGCCGACGTTACACCTCAATCAATGGGGACTGACGGGCAATTGGGCGGTGGGCGGTGAACGCGCTTCGCTCGACACCGCCGGCGGGAAGATCACCTTTCATTTCCACGCCCGCGATCTGCATCTCGTGCTCGGGCCGGACAAGGACGGTAAGCCGATCCATTTCCGTGTTCTGGTCAACGGCCAGGCGCCAGGCGCCGACCATGGTGTCGATATCGATGCGGCTGGCAACGGCACAGTGACGGAGCAGCGGCTCTATCAGCTCGTGCGTCAAAGCGGCGAGGTGAAAGACCGCACGTTTGAAATCCAATTCCTTGACCCAGGGGTCGAGGCTTTCTCGTTCACCTTTGGATAGGAGGCGAATATATCGCGATATCTGATTTTGGGTGTCGTCGCGGCGACGCTCGGCGCGTCGGCGTTTTGGGTAAGTTCACGCAGCTTTGCCGAACCCGCAGCGCTGGTGCCTGCGCCAATGATGGATGAGGCGCCGCGCCCGCATCTCGAAACGGCCGTCGTCGCTGGCGGCTGTTTCTGGGGCGTGCAAGGAGTCTTTCAGCATGTGAAGGGCGTCAGCGAAGCGATCTCCGGCTATTCCGGCGGCAGCAAAGCGAACGCGCATTACGAGATCGTCGGCACGGGCCAGACGGGCCATGCGGAATCGGTGCGTATCACCTTCGATCCGCGCGTCGTGAGCTATGGCAAAATTTTGCAGATCTATTTTTCGGTCGCGACCGATCCGACCGAACTCAACCATCAGGGCGCGGATACCGGCACGCAATATCGCTCGACGATTTTCGCAGCCAATCCCGAGCAGCGGAAAGTTGCCGCAGCCTATATCTCCCAACTCGATAAGGCGCATGCTTTCGACGCGCCGGTTGTCACGACAATCGAGCCGTTCAAAGCCTTCTATCCGGCGGAAGGCTATCATCAGGATTTCGCGACGCTGCATCCTGACGACGGATATATCGCCACGAACGATATGCCGAAGATCGCGGCGCTGCGCCAATTCTTTCCGGCGCTCTACCGGCCGCAGGCGAAACTGGTGGGTGCGACCGCTTCGGAATAAGGCCGGAGCTTAAAGCTTCAACGCGGCCTTCAGCTCATTGATCTGATCGCGGCGCTCGGTGGCGAGACGGCGTGTTTCGTCCGTCTTCGCATCGGCGACGTCTTCTTCCGCATCCTTGAGATCGGCATCGAGCTTCGCGGCATCGAGCTCTTCAAGCGCGATCGTCTGCTCGGCAAGGATGGTCAGGCCTTCCGGCGCGATCTGCGCGAAGCCGCCGCGCACGAACAACCGGGTCTTCTGCGTCGTCGAAAGATCGTATTCGAGAATGCCCGGCTTTATCAGCGCCAGCGTCGGCGCATGATCCTTGAGCACGGTGAATTCGCCCTCGACGCCGGGGACGACAACGGCTTCGACTTCGCCCGAAAATACGATCTTCTCGGGCGAGACGAGTTCAAAGGGAAAAGCCGGCATAGTTTCCTTACCCCTTTAGGCGCGCCGTGCGGCCAGCAAACCAGCGAGCGCACCAAGCACGGCGCCGCCCGCTGTATAAATAGCGATATGCGTGATCTGGCCGTTCGTCAGACCACCTTCGTCACGCACGCCAGCGGCGTGATCGCCCTGGACCTGGATATGTAAGGGGCCGAAGTTGACTTCGGCCTCCTGCGGCCGCGTGAGATAGCCGACGACCGCGCCCAGTACCAATCCGACGATCAGAAACAGAACGCGAGAATTCATATCAAGCAGCCTCTTTGGCGAGTCGCTCGGCCTTCTGCACTGCTTCGTCGATGGACCCAACCATGTAGAAAGCAGCCTCGGGCAGGTTGTCGTATTTGCCTTCGATCAGACCTTTGAAGCCCTTGATCGTATCGGCGAGAGACACGAGCTTGCCTGGCGAGCCAGTGAAAACTTCCGCAACATGGAAAGGTTGCGACAGGAAGCGCTCGATCTTGCGTGCGCGCGCAACGGTCAGCTTGTCTTCTTCCGACAGTTCATCCATGCCGAGAATGGCGATGATGTCCTGCAGGCCCTTATAGCGCTGGAGGATCTGCTGCACGCGGCGGGCGACATTGTAATGTTCCTCGCCGACGACGAGCGGCGACAGCATGCGCGAGGTCGAGTCGAGCGGATCGACCGCCGGATAGATGCCCTTTTCCGCGATCGAACGCGACAGCACGGTCGTTGCATCGAGATGGGCGAAGGAGGTCGCGGGCGCCGGATCGGTCAAATCGTCGGCCGGCACGTAGATCGCCTGCACGGACGTAATCGAGCCTTTGGTCGTCGTGGTGATGCGTTCCTGCAGATCGCCCATGTCGGTCGCAAGCGTCGGCTGATAGCCGACCGCCGACGGGATGCGGCCCAGGAGTGCCGACACTTCCGAGCCCGCCTGCGTGAAGCGGAAGATGTTGTCGACGAAGAACAGCACGTCCTGGCCCTTGTCGCGGAAATCTTCCGCGATCGTGAGGCCCGAGAGCGCGACACGGGCACGGGCGCCCGGCGGCTCGTTCATCTGGCCATAGACGAGAGCGCATTTCGAACCGGCAGCCGAACCGTTGTTCTCGTGCGGATCGACATTGACCTTCGACTCGATCATCTCGTGATAGAGATCGTTGCCTTCACGGGTCCGCTCACCGACGCCGGCGAACACGGAATAGCCGCCGTGTGCCTTCGCGATATTGTTGATGAGTTCCATGATCAGCACGGTCTTGCCGACGCCGGCGCCACCGAAGAGGCCGATCTTGCCGCCCCTGGCGTAGGGCGCGAGCAGATCGACGACCTTGATGCCGGTTTCGAGAATCTGCGCTTCCGTCGATTGGTCGGCGTAGGACGGTGCCGGCTGATGGATCGAGCGGCGTGCCGTCGTGTTGATCGGCCCCGCCTCGTCAACCGGCAGGCCGATGACGTTCATGATGCGGCCGAGCGTTTCCTCGCCCACCGGCACGCTGATCGGCGCACCCGTATCGACGACGGCCTGGCCGCGTACGAGGCCTTCGGACACGTCCATGGCAATCGTGCGGACGGTGTTCTCGCCGAGATGCTGCGCGACTTCGAGCACGAGGCGGTTTTCGCCGTTCTTCGTCTCGAGTGCGTTCAGGATCGG
This Methylovirgula sp. DNA region includes the following protein-coding sequences:
- a CDS encoding disulfide bond formation protein B, which produces MAETYFRDVHASRAAGLILLIAAATIAGAWIFQAFGIAPCELCLSERIPYYVGVPVAALTLIFALRESKALMLLGFIALFLIFAFSAGFGVYHAGVEWHFWDGPTACTGSTMTKAATMQDFMNQLRTVKVVRCDAVAIRILGLSLAGWNAVISAVLAVIAVWGARKVG
- a CDS encoding YqaA family protein, producing MFKKLYQWTLSLAESPHAPWALGIIAFAESSFFPIPPDTILVPMSLARPNRAFFYALICTLASVAGGILGYAIGALLYATLGRWLIHLYGYGARVDDLRALYAHWGWAFILIKGLTPIPFKIVTITSGLLAYSLPLFILLCLITRGARFFLLAALLNRYGAPINGLLEKYFGYFLLILAAAVILGFVIAAHLA
- a CDS encoding SIMPL domain-containing protein (The SIMPL domain is named for its presence in mouse protein SIMPL (signalling molecule that associates with mouse pelle-like kinase). Bacterial member BP26, from Brucella, was shown to assemble into a channel-like structure, while YggE from E. coli has been associated with resistance to oxidative stress.), which translates into the protein MVFVRLVALICGCFASGAALAQVALTDSVPTITVVGHARTEVVPDFVTLSLAVVSEKPTASAAAAANAQAAQAVVQELEDQGIDPKDVQTSEVSLMPVYDNVSDAVGHTSSQKLRGYQARNGVKIRVSDISKAGALAGRLIDRGANEFQGLSFGATHEPEIRDKLNDEAMRDAVRKAKAFLPAAGVGLGQVLQIAPDDRGGLQPGVFAKAMAPSVDYSPTIEPGTLIYEAQVRVTWALTQH
- a CDS encoding ABC-F family ATP-binding cassette domain-containing protein, with product MASPLLTLQSIRLSFGNTPLLSEAELSVTAGDRLCLVGRNGSGKSTLLKIAAGLIEPDAGRRFLQPGASLRYLPQEPEFSGFATALDYVVEGLSPVDGPHLGRALLNELGLSGDENPAKLSGGQARRVALARVMAPEPDILLLDEPTNHLDLPTIEWLEDKLARLRSALVLISHDRRFLQNLTRKTLWLDRGITFHRDRGFAEFEAWRDQMLEEEELKHHKLARKIAAEEDWLRYGVTARRKRNQKRLADLHGLRKTHREHRGALGDVKFAATETANAPSMVIEARDITKSYGERVIVREFTARILRGGRLGLVGANGAGKTTLINLLTGGLAPETGEVKRGAGLAMATLDQNRASLDPQTSLKDALTGGGSDFVEVAGARKHVIGYMRDFLFGPEQAGTPIGRLSGGERGRLMLARALAQPTNLLVLDEPTNDLDLETLDLLQELLADYKGTVILASHDRDFLDRIASSVLVAEGDGRWREYAGGYSDMVTQRGQGLSTAPILKSRRDKADPKAQTDAPKAKRKLSFKEKHALETLPARIVTLQAEAARHKAVLADSELYARDRGKFTVATEALANATAEIARAEEDWLALEILREEIEG
- the msrB gene encoding peptide-methionine (R)-S-oxide reductase MsrB yields the protein MLTRRGFSIAGAAGLAALGLSQFARGDAAKAKRTYEVTHTDAEWRQLLTPDQYDVLRQQGTERPLTSPLLDEHRAGIFACAGCDNHLFSSTTKFDSGTGWPSFWAPLHNGVNEADDHTLGMVRTEISCHRCGGHLGHVFDDGPKPTGLRYCMDGVAMKFIPGATA
- the msrA gene encoding peptide-methionine (S)-S-oxide reductase MsrA; its protein translation is MGVVAATLGASAFWVSSRSFAEPAALVPAPMMDEAPRPHLETAVVAGGCFWGVQGVFQHVKGVSEAISGYSGGSKANAHYEIVGTGQTGHAESVRITFDPRVVSYGKILQIYFSVATDPTELNHQGADTGTQYRSTIFAANPEQRKVAAAYISQLDKAHAFDAPVVTTIEPFKAFYPAEGYHQDFATLHPDDGYIATNDMPKIAALRQFFPALYRPQAKLVGATASE
- the rlmN gene encoding 23S rRNA (adenine(2503)-C(2))-methyltransferase RlmN, producing MDLHTETLSSSSPVRREDDAKLTPKASLLGATRAELAETLRALGVPEREIKMRVAQLWHWLYFQGARDFGAMLNIGKSLRGALAEHEHLTRPEVVTEQVSQDGTRKWLLRLAPANATDKGAEVECVYIPESDRGTLCISSQVGCTLTCSFCHTGTQKLVRNLTSREIVAQIVVARERLGDFPGLTPPTDGLLPQGEGRPITNIVFMGMGEPLYNFDNVRDAIGVLADGDGLSVSKRRITVSTAGVVPQIEKLGAEAGPMLAISLHAVRDALRDTLVPLNKKYPIKDLLAACRDYPGASNARRITFEYVMLKGVNDSPAEARELVRLLKGIPAKINLIPFNPWPGTQYECSDWDKIEAFSDIVFNAGYASPVRTPRGRDILAACGQLKSETEKLRARARLAVEAE
- a CDS encoding F0F1 ATP synthase subunit epsilon, with translation MPAFPFELVSPEKIVFSGEVEAVVVPGVEGEFTVLKDHAPTLALIKPGILEYDLSTTQKTRLFVRGGFAQIAPEGLTILAEQTIALEELDAAKLDADLKDAEEDVADAKTDETRRLATERRDQINELKAALKL
- a CDS encoding cytochrome c biogenesis protein DipZ; amino-acid sequence: MLLVIIAYLGGVLTILSPCILPVLPFVFARADEPFVKTGLPLLAGMALTFAAVATLAALGGGWAVRANEIGRDAALVLLAIFGVTLLVPSIADRLTRPIVSLGNRLSQSSTNEASSGQKIFSSFVLGIATGLLWAPCAGPILGLVLTGAALQGANAKTSLLLLAYAAGAATSLAAALLIGGRVFAAMKRSLGAGEWIRRALGAAVLAGVAAIALGFDTGFLTRVSAAPTNALEQVLIDKTRAQKPATSVVMNDSGGAMMMMSAHHHPANATALPVEGDMPSLAGATQWLNSPPLTRESLRGKVVLVDFWTYSCINCLRALPYVRAWADKYKDKGLVVIGVHAPEFAFEKNIDNVKRAVRELGVTYPVAIDNDYAIWQGFNNEFWPAHYFIDAQGHIRHHHFGEGEYDQSEKVIQQLLAEAGHTGVASDIVKVSAGGAEAESNAGDVQSPETYIGYDRAEHFASTEDAVHDAPHVYALAPTLHLNQWGLTGNWAVGGERASLDTAGGKITFHFHARDLHLVLGPDKDGKPIHFRVLVNGQAPGADHGVDIDAAGNGTVTEQRLYQLVRQSGEVKDRTFEIQFLDPGVEAFSFTFG
- a CDS encoding methyltransferase domain-containing protein, translating into MAANEILIFDRNLQRRRHARALAAEAADFLLAQATNEIVDRLGAVRRRFTAIADFGTPLPLLTERLVETFPAARVTRIAPLGRPDVIGDVDLLPFERNAFDLAVSALALHDVNDLPGTLAQIRRTLKPDGLFLGCLVGGSTLRELRASLAEAETEISGGVSPRVAPFADVRDMGGLLQRAGFALPVTDVETLTVRYPHFFALLADLRAMGATNTLVGRLRRPTRRALFLRAAEIYTRDNADSDGRLPATFELIFLSGWAPHESQQKPLKPGSAQVSLADVLRKP
- a CDS encoding type II toxin-antitoxin system RelE/ParE family toxin, whose amino-acid sequence is MAQISVTATADSDTAEIISYLDAKAGRDVAARYVAAFEDVYDRLAIYPQSGAPRATLGSQVRISVVAPFVIIYEYIEADDLVIILRVLHGHRKISVRSLLRGT